ATTTATTGTGAGCGATGATAGTTTCGACTTGGCGGACAACTTCAGTACCATCATCCACCAGTACGTCAAACtcacctgaacacagaaataataaatatatcagTGGGACAAATTTGTAATAACTactatgaagaaaaaacaaaatgtgctgATAATAAATTAGTTTTGGTGTCTTTTCACATAGGTAATGCCGATCAAAgtacagaacaaacaaacaaagcagatgTTCAGCATAATGTTGGGTACATTCCCTGATGGAGTTCAAGTTCCTGACCACTAGTTCGATTATTTGGTCCGCACCAGGCAGTAAAATTGTTACTATGTAGCATACAGGCTACGGTGTGGTCCGCGTTCACACCTGCAAACAAATCAAGATTGGTCCGATTGACGTTCCCTCATCTTCCGGTAGGTCGGCAGTTGGGGCGGAGTCAAGCGGACCGACACCACCTCTTTTTGGAGGTCTCGGTCCGCTTGATTCAGTGCGCACCTGAGTGCgattgatgctttcacaccaaCGAAAACGAACCGAACTAAGAGCTTTTGGTCTGAATGGACCGTTTAGTGCGCACCACCTCCTGTTGGTGTGAATGCGCCCTAAAACtgtaacacaatataaaaaagtcacaaaacatTAAGGTAAAACtttcaaaactataaaaaattgaacattttgaagatagatagatagatagatagatagatagatagatagatagatctttattgtcactgttaaaacacaatgaaagctacaatgaagacataaaaatgtgcaaatacacaataacatttatacaaaacacattaaacatgtaaaaaataacatgaaatacaacaaaacagaaacaaacacattatcaCTTTATTACAACCATATTCTTTACCTACCGAGTGTAATATAGATGTAGCGTGACTGGTTCATACAGTGGGCGGCTGTCAGGATGATATACTCATTGAGGATGGTTCCTCCGCAGAACCCTCGGTGGTCCTCGTTCAGGAGGAGAGCCTGCGAGGACGAGACAGGACCAAAACAATGAAGAttacaaagcaaagcaaagtggACACCTTTTGGTCAGCAACAGACTCCCAGGTTGCTGTGTAGGTTTGCTAAAATGTGAGTAAAATGCAATTCTACCTGCCATGGACATTCTCCTGGTGGACAGTCCTCTCCACCAACGATGCGGGTCAAACTCGACATCTGAGGACTGATAATACTCTCGGCCACGTAGTTCTTTGGGAGTGGGTCGCTGCTTCTGTTCTCAAAAACTGGGGGATCTGCGATATGGCCATCATCTGGCACATGCGTCTCATCTGTGACGTTGGGATTGGAGTCCATGTAGTTCAATCCAGTAAAGTTCCCCTGCGTCACGTTAGGCCGTTCGTACCTGAAAACGGTCCGGGTGCTTCCGGTGAAGATGGCACCACATTTGAATTCATCTGCAAGAATTTGTACACCAGAAATATTAATCACTGAAAGAGCCATGTTCTTTGTTTGAGTTTATTCTGATTGTAGAGCAATGCGATTAGATTCTGATTCCCAAAAGTCTGACATATGGTGTTTGAGTTAAAACTGTACAGATGCAACATGACATTCAACTTCCTCCAAATAAACGTGTATTGTAGAATCTTTCTCACCTTTGGAGTCGCAGGACTTGTCATCTCCTAACAGGTAATATCCATCAGCGCAGGAACACCTAACGTTTCCTTGTTCCACACGGCAGAAGTGTTGGCAGCCACCATTTAAGTTCTCACAGAGTTCAGGAATAGCTGCAAAGATATCGGAAACACTGTCAAGAAAGGCCAGGGTTGTTTCAAACAAAGGATATACTGTAAGTAAGGATTGTGGTCATGGTTGAAAGAAACAAATGATTGtttgcttccttctttgttGACCTATCCCTATCCATCCCAACAGTCCCTTTTCTGAAGGCACCCATAATACCCTTTGTGTCATGTTCCAGGCTTCACCTTAAAAAATAAGCTTTGGGTAATAACTGAAAGAATGGGATCACAGATACAAGCAGCTGAAGTTAGTTTCCTTCACAGGGTGACTTTCTCACCCCTCAAACATGAGGAAATCACTGCTTCTTCATACTGACAGAAGTCAGCTGAGGTAGTTCGGGCATTTGATCAGGATACCTTCCTGTGGAGGTACTCAAGGTATGTCCAACTGGGAAGAAACCTTGAGGCCGAACCCAGAACATACTTTGAGGGGATCATATATCTCATCTAGACTGGGAACACCTCATGATCCTGTGGGTAGAGTTAGCTAACAAGGAAGGAAATTTGGGCTACCTCCCGACCCCAATGAGAATCGATAGATTGTGTCACTTTAAGAATGTTTATAAGTGATGAGGACATTTAAGTTTTTGCTAAAAGACACCAAACTTGAACCTGACTGTCTGGAGTGAGTTTGGTTCTGTACCGATTTCACAGTTGTAGCCCTGGTACGCAGTCTGGCAGAAGCAGGTGTACCTGCCGACCCCGTCTTTGCAAACTCCTCCATGAGCGCAGGGCATCGATTGACATGCGTCACCATCTGcagaacacacagagcaggttcaGGCAGGGGAGTCTTGATAAAATGTCACTTCAATGATGCTTAAATTCTGCTAAAACATCTGGTGAAATAGGTGGTATGATTTCAGCTCTTGCTTCTTAAAAGTGCGCTCCATATATCATCCCCCAAAACCCACATTGCCTTGTTTAAACCCAAATGTTGAATTTTAATTTAAGAGAAGGCCTTACCAACATATATGGCCCAGAATTCATCCTGCAAAGAATATAAAGAGGAGATTAAAACAAGATAACATCTGAGCAGTGACAGAAGATTTTTTACGAAGGGTATGGTACAAACTAAAACTTGAACCTGAAGGGCAATGTCTTTATCAATGTCTCCTTTTAAATAGTTCCTATAGAGTTAGCCATCTGGAAAATATTCACTCAACAGTTTTATCTTGTTCATTAACAAAAGAGGCATTAATTAGTGGCCAGGTTAGGTTAAGACGCACAATCTTTTCCTGTGATTCCGGGTAAGACGACTAACAAGAGGCTTTCTCAAAATtatgtgggtgttttttttggacTTGCTGTAATGGGTTTTGTTTGAGTGTATGTTGGTGTGAAAGGTACAGGAGGTGAATACAGTTTTCTCAGCGTTTTCGAAGATCTCGCGCGC
The Scomber scombrus chromosome 24, fScoSco1.1, whole genome shotgun sequence genome window above contains:
- the f10 gene encoding coagulation factor X, whose amino-acid sequence is MFWFHRLPLGLLLLLHLATAAVQVFMDGNSASQMLSRRRRANSFLEEVKQGNMERECREETCDWEEAREIFENAEKTDEFWAIYVDGDACQSMPCAHGGVCKDGVGRYTCFCQTAYQGYNCEIAIPELCENLNGGCQHFCRVEQGNVRCSCADGYYLLGDDKSCDSKDEFKCGAIFTGSTRTVFRYERPNVTQGNFTGLNYMDSNPNVTDETHVPDDGHIADPPVFENRSSDPLPKNYVAESIISPQMSSLTRIVGGEDCPPGECPWQALLLNEDHRGFCGGTILNEYIILTAAHCMNQSRYIYITLVLGRIHTNRRWCALNGPFRPKALSSVRFRWCESINRTQVRTESSGPRPPKRGGVGEFDVLVDDGTEVVRQVETIIAHNKYRPDTYHNDIALIKLTKPIKFSRYIVPACLPEQDFAEKVLMRQPDGLVSGFGRIGEGRQPSTILQRLTMPYVDRSICIESTSLRITARMFCAGYDSEAKDACQGDSGGPHVTRYGDTYFVTGIVSWGEGCARRGKYGIYTQVSKYIRWIREGTAKLMSRNRKKRHLGHIERLYL